In Flavobacterium luteolum, the DNA window AATCAAATTTTATACATTCCAACATTAAATTATAATTATTATGATGGCTTTACACCTGGAATTCGTTTTCATAATAAAACCATTCTAGACAAACCTTTTAATTTTGATATTAATCCCGCTTATTCAATAAAGGCAGGAACCATTTCTGGCTCATCGGCTTTTTCTTGGAATCAATACTATCGTAACAGTACTTTATTCAATGTTCGATATTCTATCAGTCAAAATTATTACCATTATGCTCCAGATGCTACATATTTGAGATTAAATCCTATGGTAGTGTTTCGTATTCGCGAAAAAGATTTCAGAGACAATAGAAAACAAGCGATCATGTTTCGTGAGATCATCGTAAATCGCGAAGCTAGCAGTTATATAACAGATAATTCAGAACCTAATTATTCGGTATTTAATGCTCGATATTCTAATACAAAAACAGAATTGATTGATCATTTTAGTTTTATGACTGATCTGCAGTTTTCTGGAGGATTCGGAAAAGTTTCTGGTGAAGTCGAATACAGAAGATTATTTGAAAATAACAAAAAGTTAAATTTAAGATTATACGCTGGAAGTTTCCTCTACAATACAACAAACTCAGATTATTTTAGTTTTGGTTTAGACCGTCCGACTGATTATTTATTTGATTATAATTTATTTGGAAGATCAGAAAGCACAGGATTTTTCAGTCAGCAGTATGTTATTGCCGAAGGAGGTTTCAAATCGCAAATAGAACCTTCCTACGCCAATCAATGGATGGCCACTCTAAATGCGAGTTATGCAATCTGGAATTGGGTAGAACTTTACGGTGACATTGGTTTTTTGAAAAATAAACACCAAAGCGAGTTTTTTGCTTACGATACTGGAGTGCGTTTAAATATGGTTCCTGATTATTTTGAACTCTATTTTCCTGTTTATTCAAATAATGGATGGGAAATATCACAGCCTAAATACAATGAAAAAATACGATTTATAATCACCTTTTCACCAAAAACGTTAGTCACACTTTTTACTAGAAAATGGTTTTAATCAAATAAAAATTAAACAAAAAGTTGCGAAATTATCAATAAAATTAAATTTTACATAAAAATAACATAAATAAAATACATAGTTTTTAGATTTGAATACAAATAATTAAATTATATTTACTTCAAAGAATTATGATTATTGATTGTTTTTAAGTAATTTCGCGACATAAACAACATGACCCTGCAAGATTATGATAAAAGAAAAAAGCAATACTACACTGACATTTGAAGATTTCAAAACTGAGGTATTGAATGACTATAGAATTGCGGTAACAAGCCGTGAATGTAGTCTTTTAGGTCGAAAAGAAGTATTAACCGGAAAAGCTAAGTTTGGTATTTTCGGAGACGGAAAAGAAGTGCCACAGTTGGCAATGGCTAAAGCTTTTAAGAATGGAGATTTTCGTTCTGGATACTATCGCGATCAAACTTTTATGATGGCTATTGGCGAATTGGATGCTAAGCAATTTTTCGCTGGTTTATATGGTCATACTGATTTAGCTTTTGATCCAATGTCTGCGGGAAGACAAATGGGCGGACACTTTGTAACGCACAGTTTAAACGAAGACGGTTCTTGGAAAGACTTAACTAAACAAAAAAACTCAAGTTCAGATATATCTCCTACTGCTGGTCAGATGCCAAGATTATTGGGATTGGCACAGGCTTCAAAAATTTACCGAAACGTAGACGGAATTACTATTAAAGACAAATTTTCTGTAAATGGTAATGAAGTTGCTTGGGGAACTATAGGAAACGCAAGTACTTCTGAAGGTTTGTTTTTTGAAACCATAAATGCTGCTGGAGTTCTACAAGTTCCGATGGTAATGAGCGTTTGGGATGATGAATACGGAATTTCTGTTCATGCAAAACATCAGACTACGAAAGAGAATATTTCTGAAATTTTAAAAGGATATCAGCGTGATGAAGATTCTAAAGGTTATGAAATCTTTAGAGTTAAAGGCTGGGATTATGCAGAACTGGTTTCTACTTACGAAAGAGCTGGAGCCATTGCACGCGAAGAACACATACCAGTTTTAATTCACGTAAACGAATTAACACAGCCACAAGGCCACTCTACTTCTGGTTCTCACGAACGTTACAAAAGTTCAGAAAGACTGGCTTGGGAAAGAGATTTTGATTGTATTCGCCAAATGCGTTTGTGGATGATTGCAATTAATATCGCTTCTCCAGAAGAATTAGCAGAACTTGATTTCGAATTAAAGAAAGAAGTTTTAGAAGCTAAAAAAGAAGCTTGGAATAGCTTTATTAATCCAATTATTGATGAACAAAAGAATCTTTTAGCTTTATTGGAGCAAATTGCCGAGGCAAGCATCAATCATAAAGAAAGAATCAAAAAATTAATTTCTGAATTGGCTGCCATTAAAGCACCACTTAAAAAGGAATTATTGGTTTATGCAAGAAAGATTCTTCGTTTTATTGAAGTTCCAAATAGCAAAGTTCTTTTATCTAATTGGATCACAGGATTCTTAAAAGAAACACAAGAAAAATTCAGCAGCAATCTACATTCTGAATCTGAACAAAATGTATATTCTGTACAAAAAGTTCTTCCTAAATATGCTGAAAACGCAAAACCAGATTTAGACGGAAGAATGATTTTACGAGATAACTTTGATGCTTTATTTGCAAAATATCCTGAAACTTTAATTTTCGGCGAAGATGTTGGAAACATTGGAGACGTAAATCAAGGTTTGGAAGGGATGCAGGAAAAATACGGAGAACTTCGTGTTGCCGATGTCGGAATTCGTGAAGCAACTATTATTGGTCAGGGAATCGGAATGGCTTTGAGAGGTTTACGCCCGATTGCTGAAATTCAGTATTTAGATTATTTATTGTACGCTATTCAGATCATGAGTGATGATTTAGCTACATTACAATATAGAACTGTTGGAAAACAGAAAGCGCCACTAATTATTAGAACTCGTGGACACCGTTTGGAAGGAATCTGGCATTCTGGTTCTCCAATGGGAATGATCATCAATGCTATTCGCGGAATTCACGTTTTGGTTCCAAGAGACATGACACAAGCTGCTGGTTTTTATAATACTTTGCTAGAATGTGACGAGCCTGCTTTGGTTATTGAATGCTTGAATGGATACCGTTTAAAAGAAAAAACACCTTTGAACTTCGGTGAATTTAAAACACCAATTGGAGTTGTAGAAACTCTAAGAGAAGGTTCTGATATTACTTTAGTTTCTTACGGATCAACATTAAGATTGGTGATGCAAGCAGCTAATGAATTGGCAGAAAAAGGAATTGAGTGTGAAGTTATTGATGTTCAATCTTTACTTCCTTTTGATATTAGTAAAGACATTGTAAAAAGTATTGCTAAGACAAACCGTCTTTTAGTAATTGATGAAGATGTTCCTGGAGGAGCTTCAGCTTTCATTTTACAGCAGATTTTAGAAGAGCAAGATGCTTACAAACATTTAGACAGCAAACCACAAACTTTAGCTGCTAAAGCACACAGACCTGCATACGGAACTGATGGTGATTATTTCTCTAAACCTTCTGCAGAAGATATTTACGAGAAAGTGTACGATATGATGCACGAAGTTAATCCTTCTAAATATCCTGCTTTATACCAGTAATTAAGAATTTTAGATATTAAAAAAGCTCCAAGATTTTGGAGCTTTTTTTTGTTTTTACCCAAAGTGTCCACACAGTTTTGTCATTTCGACGAAGGAGAAATCTCCGTAAGTAGCTCTACAAAGATTGATCAGCATTGTGGAGTTTCTTGCGGAGATTTCTCCTTCGTCGAAATGACAAGATTATGGATAATATTATTCAAACTAATTAAATATCTCGCAACATAGCTCTCGCTCTTTCTAAATCCTCCGCAGTATCAATTCCGATTCCCACGTGAGTTGTTTCGACCATTTTGATACGTTTTCCGAATTCTAAATAGCGTAACTGCTCCAACTTCTCAGAAGCTTCTAAAGATTTCATTGGAAGGCTGTAAAAGTCTAATAACGCTTGTTTTCTAAAAGCATAAATTCCGATATGTTGAAAATATCTTACTCCAACATTTTTCTCTCTCGGATACGGAATTACAGAACGTGAAAAGTATAATGCAAACTGTGACTGATCTACTACCACTTTCACATTATTCGGATTATTGATTTCGTCCTCATTGGTAATTTCACGCATTAACGAAGCCAAATCAATTTTTCTATCTGAATCATTCTTAAAAACAGATAATACTTGAGCTAAAGGCTCAGCTTCTGTAAATGGTTCATCGCCTTGTACATTCACTACAATATCAACATCGAGATCGGCAATAGCTTCAGCAATTCGATCGCTTCCAGATTCATGTTCTTTGATACTCATTATGGCTTTTCCTCCATTGGAAACAATTTCATCAAAAATCAGATCAGAATCAGTTACAACAAAAACATCATCGAATAATTTTGTAGAAACTGCTGCTTCGTAGGTTCTTAAAATTACTGTTTTTCCACCTAAATCCTGCATTAGTTTTGCAGGAAAACGTGTTGAAGCATATCTGGCCGGAATTACTGCTATTATTTTCATTCTTATATTTTACTGAGTTTAAAAACTCAAAAATTAGTAATTTAATTTTCACTTCTTTTAAGTGTTTACAAATATGCAAAAATTACTTTTAAATTTTCTGTTTTTCTATTTCTGTAAGGGATGAAAATCATGTTCATAAATTTTCTGCCTAGTAGCAAACAACACATTGATTGTTATTAGCAACTTTCTCGTGCTATTTATTAAGACAAAAAATTAAACCAAAACTGTAACACGAAGATAAGTTGCGGGAATTAATGTAGAATTTTTGTCATTACTTTTGTTTTGGCTATTGACTAATTCGTCAAGTTTCGCATACAAATCCGAGGTTTTCCCATTTTGCTCAGCAGCTTCGAAAGCATTCATAGTTGGACCATAATAATTTTTCAATCGATCTAGCCACTCCGAAGGTGGGAATGCTGCTTTAAATGTAAAGGTATCTTTCTCAAAAGAAATATTTTCTTTAGGAACACCAGCATTTGTGAATCTTTCAACTACGTTATCCTCAATCCCCCAAAGCATTGGACTTACAAAACCCTCAGGAGGAGGTGGCGTAAATTCTGAGCTAATTTTCAAGATTTGTGCAACCAACGTTGGATCTCCCGGTATCCAATTACCCATAATAACTTTACCTCCAGGCCGTGTAACACGAACCATTTCTTTAGCAACATCAAAAGGTTTTGGAGCAAACATTGCTCCAAAAATACTCATCGTAACATCGTAAGATTGATTTTTCAATTCATTCAAATCGGTTGCGTCACCTTCTTTAAATACAATATTATCTAATCCTTCCTTTTTTGCTCGAAGATTACCAGCTTCAACTAAATTTCTTGCTATATCAACACCTAAAACATTGGCTCCTAATTTTGCCGAAGGTATTGCAGTAGTACCATCGCCACAGCCTAGATCTAGAACGTTGTTATTTTCTTTAATTCCAATTTTGGCAACCAATTCCGCACCACTTTCTCTCATAGATTCTGCAATACGCGTAAAATCGCCTTTTTCCCATAATGCTTTGTTTGGATTCATCTTAGTTTTATCAGTGATTATAGTGCTGATGCCGCACTTTAACTTAATTTACAAATACCTTCTATCGTTTTTTAAATGATCACCAGTTAATCATAAAAGGCATTTAAAAAAACTACTTAAAAAGAAGATACATATCAAATAATCAACTGACAAACAATTACTTACGCAAAAATAAACAAAATTTAGATGAAACATTTTACTATCTCCTAAAATTTACTTTTTAAACAAACTGTCTAGATTATAACTTTTAAACCAATACCATATAAATGGAAAAAGATTGGAAAAACTTTGACCAGTTCTTCTCTATTTTCACACAAAAACAAATACACATTTCACAAAGAGTTTTCTAAAATATTTTTATAACATTTTCATTAAAGCATTGTTATTTAATTTCTTAGAATATTTTTATTTTTATATAAAAAACTATGAAAAGAAACTTTACTTCTCTCCTGCTCTATTTCTTTTTAATATTTACCTCCAATGCTTTTTCTCAAAATGAAACCATCAATGCATTTACAAATCGAATTTTTGATGGCAAAGGTTACCAACCATTGACTAATTTAAAATGGAAATTTAAAACAGAAGGAAAAATCTTTTCTTCTCCAATTGCACAAAACGGAACAGTTTATATTGGTAGTGAAGATGGTTATTTTTATGCTGTCGATGAAAAATCTGGGATTCTAAAATGGAAATTTAAAACCAATGGAGCCGTTCACAGTTCTGCAAGCCTTTATAATGATATTGTTTATTTTGGAAGTTTTGATGGATATTATTATGCTGTAAATGCAAAAACAGGAAAAGAAATATGGAGATTTAAAACCAAAGGAGAACATTGGTATAGCGAAATTGGAATGTGGGGTATGAAACCTAGCGATCTTCTTATGGCCGATTTATGGGATTTTTATCTTTCTACTCCCGTTGTTTATGTAGACCATAATTCTGCATTGGCAATTTTTGGAAGCAGCGACGGAAATCTATATGCTGTTGATGCTAAAAATGGAAGTTTAAAATGGAATTTTCAAACAAAAGCGGCTATACACAGCACTCCTGTACTAGAAAAAAATACCGTTTATTTTGGTGGATGGGATAGCGTTTTTTATGCTTTAGACTGCAAAACAGGAAAAGAGAAATGGAAATTTTCTACTGAAATCAAAACGGGCTTCACGGGAATTCAAGCTTCTGCCACTGTTCATGACGGAATCGTTTATTTTGGCGCAAGAGATCCTTATTTGTTTGCACTAGATGCCGAAACAGGAAAAGTAATCTGGAAATACAACGCCGAAAATTCTTGGATTTTGAGTACGGCTGTTGTCAAAGATAATATACTGTATGTTGGAACTTCAGATACTTACGCTTTATTGGCATTGGATGCTAAAACAGGAAAAGAAAAATATCGATTTAAAGGAAACGGATATATTTATTCTTCGCCAGCAATTGCAGGAAACACGATTTATTTTGGAGATTTTACGGGGAATTTCTTTGACTTAAACTTGCTTTCTAATGGAAAAGAATCGAACATCATTCCAACAGAAAACAGAAATAAATATGCGGGCAGCACTCTTAAAAATAATCTTTTAGATTTTGGATTTGTTACCAAACAGGCAGATTTATCTAGTTATGCTGAAAACCAAAAAGTCATGTGTGAGTTTTACAAATTAGGCTCCATTGTTTCTTCTCCATTCATCAGTAATAATATTATTTTTTACGGAAGTGCAGATGGATATCTGTATGCCTATAATTTGAGAAAGGAAAAATAATCTCTTTGCGAATCTCCGCGTAAATCTTTGTGCAACTTTGCGGTATAACTTATTACACAGAGACCAACAAAGCTTTCGCAGAGATTCGCAAAGATTATTACATCAATTTTACTGAAGTCATACTCAGAGATCCAGCCAGTAATTTATCATTAAAGAGGCTTAAATCATCTGTTTTATCTTTCAAACCTAAAGTATACAATAACGGAAGATAATGCTCTGGTGTTGGAACTGCCAACTGAATAGCTTTATTCATTTTTTCGAAATCAATTAAAGGCTGAAAATTTCCATCTAACAAATAATTATTTACCGTTTCGCGTGCTTCTATAGCCCAATCGTAGCCGTAATTATCTTTATCAAAATTTCTAAAATCGACCATTCTTAGATTGTGGACAATATTCCCGCTTCCGATAATTAAAACGCCTTTGTAACGAAGCGCTTGCAGTTTCTGAGCCAATTCAAAATGATATTGCCCAGATTTTGTATAATCGATGCTTAGCTGAATTACAGGAACATCGGCATTCGGGTATAAATGTTTAATTACGCTCCAAGCACCATGATCCAATCCCCAATGTTCGTCTAATTCGACCATAACAGGATCTAAAAGCTTTTTAGTTTCAACTGCCAATTCTGGACTTCCTTTTGCTGGATATTGAACATCAAAAAGTGCTTGCGGAAAACCTCCAAAATCATGAATGGTTCTTGGCATTTCCATCGAAGTTACTTTTGTTCCTTTTGTAAACCAATGTGCAGAAACGCATAAAATAGCATTGGGTTGCGGAAGTGTTTTTGCCAGATTGCGAAAACCAGTCACAAATTGATTTTCTTCAATAGCATTCATTGGGCTGCCGTGTCCTAAAAATAGAACAGGCATTTTATCTGTGTTCGAAAACGTAGATGAAATCGAATGTAAGTCGTTTAGTGTTGTCATTTTATAAAAGTTTTTTTGCCACAGATTAAACGAATTTTCACAGATTTTTACTCATTTTAAGTTAAAATGGTGGATGCTTAATTTTTGTTTCACGCAGATTTTGCAGATTGAGCAGATTACTTGATTGCATTTTTTTTAATTAATAATCCGTTCAATCTGCAAAATCTGCGAGAGAAATTTAAACGCATTAAAAAAAAAAATCTTTTTAATCCTTTTATCCCGATAGCTATCGGGAGTGGCTAAAATTTATTCTTCAAAACTCTCGTCTTTAAATCCTATCAAATATAACTTATTTTTGGCACGTGTCATAGCGGTATAAAGCCATCTAATGTAATCAGAATCAATTCCATTAGGCAAAAATGGCTGTTCTATAAAAACAGTATTCCATTGTCCTCCTTGCGATTTATGACAGGTTATAGCGTATGAAAATTTAACTTGAAGTCCGTTAAAATATTCATTTTCCTTTACCTTCTGGAATCTTTTGTATTTAGTCGGTTCGTCTTCATAATCTTTCATCACTTCTTCATACAAACGATTTGATTCTTCATAAGTTAAAGAAGGCGATTCACTTTTTAAAGTATCCAAAATCAAAACCGTTTCAAAAGGCTTTTGCTCTGGATAATCGACCATTCTGATCTTTACTTTCGCAAACGTATATCCATATAATTCTTTGATTCCGAAAAGTTCTAGAACTTCAATGATATCTCCATTGGCAATAAATCCCGCTTCGTCGGTTTCTTTTAGCCAGAAATAATTGTTCTTAACGACCATCAAGAAATCACCTACCGAAAGTTCACTTTCTTTAAACAAAATACGGCTTCTAATCTGTTCATTATATTGATTGGCGCGTTTATTTGAACGCACAATAAAAGCAGTATCTTCAATGCTATAATTGCTGTACGCCGTATTTATCGCATCTTGAATATCATAGCCATCTGTCAGGCGAACAATGTCTTTAAACCTCTTTACGTTGAACTTAAATTCAGTTATAAAACTCTCTTTCAGCAATTCACGCAATTCGGTTGCATTGTATAAAATTCCAGAATTTTCTTCCTGACGCATTACTTCGTCCAATTCGATATGATCAATTTCTTTGCTGTAATGAAAACCCAAAGTATCAATATCTAAAGCAGGACTAACATCCAAATTGACTGGTGGAAGCTGAGCTGTATCTCCTAAAAGTATCATTTTACAGTTTTGACCAGAATACACATAATTGATCAAATCGTCTAGAAGTGATCCGCTGTCTAAAGTACTGTCTGAAATCATCGAGGCTTCATCGACGATAAAAATCGTATTTTTATGTTTGTTGACTTGTTTGGTAAAAGCGACTCCGCCACCAGAAGACTTCTTCGGGAAATATATTTTTTTATGAATTGTAAAAGCTGGATTATTCGAATAATTAGCAATTACTTTGGCAGCACGACCAGTTGGCGCAAGCAAAACGTACTTTTTATTAATATCTCCTAAATTATTGACAATAGTAGAAATAACGGTTGTTTTTCCCGTTCCAGCATATCCTTTCAAGACAAAAATGGTGTCGTTTTGAGGTTCAGTCAGGAAAATTGCAATCTTCTGAAAAAAAATATCCTGCTTATATGTTGGAGGAAAAGGAAATCGTTTTTGTAAAATACCGTAAAACTGTGCAGAATTCATAAAATAATATTGAAATACAAAGGTCGACTTTTTTAATGGCAATGACAAAAATCAATTTCAATGTCAATTTCAAATTTCAACAACTCCAAATATTCAATGAAAACAATCAAATTAGCACAAACCAAACATAACTATTTAACTTTCAAATAAATATACTTTTTCTTAACCTTGTATTAAACTTAGATTCAAATTGTTTTTTGAAATTGCAATTATAATTGTTCCTTTTTAATTTGTAAGTTTGTGGTCGCTTAAATTCTTTCTTGATTTAAAACAGGTAACGAATTGTAAATCAACTATGTCATTACAAAATACTAACATTACTTCAAAAAATTACAGAAAACTTTCTATTCAGGTTTCCCTGACTGGATTTTCATACTGCTGTTTTGATACTTTAAATAATGTCATTACTTCTTTTAAAGAAATAAAGTTTGACACTAACAACAAAATACCTCGAATTGAAGATTTATTCAGCAACGCTTTCAAACTAAATCCTGAATTAAAAGAGACTTACGACGAAGTAATGGTTATTCATAATAATAATTTTTCGACTTTTGTTCCGACTGCTTTATTTGATGAGAATTATTTAGGAAGCTATCTGCAATACACTACAAAAGTATTTGAAACAGATCACTTTACTTTTGATCAAATTCCGAATTATCAGATGAATTCAGTTTATATTCCTTATGTGAATATCAACAATTTCCTGATTGATAATGTAGGTTCTTTTAATTCTAAGCATGCCAACAGCATTTTAGTCGAGAAAATTCTAGACAATTCTAGAAACAACGACGATAAAAAGATGATTGTGAATTTTAACCCAAGTAATTTTGAAATTATCGTGGTGCAGAATCAGAAGCTTTTATTGTTTAATTCATTCGAATACAATACCCCAGAAGACTTTATCTACT includes these proteins:
- a CDS encoding alpha-ketoacid dehydrogenase subunit alpha/beta produces the protein MIKEKSNTTLTFEDFKTEVLNDYRIAVTSRECSLLGRKEVLTGKAKFGIFGDGKEVPQLAMAKAFKNGDFRSGYYRDQTFMMAIGELDAKQFFAGLYGHTDLAFDPMSAGRQMGGHFVTHSLNEDGSWKDLTKQKNSSSDISPTAGQMPRLLGLAQASKIYRNVDGITIKDKFSVNGNEVAWGTIGNASTSEGLFFETINAAGVLQVPMVMSVWDDEYGISVHAKHQTTKENISEILKGYQRDEDSKGYEIFRVKGWDYAELVSTYERAGAIAREEHIPVLIHVNELTQPQGHSTSGSHERYKSSERLAWERDFDCIRQMRLWMIAINIASPEELAELDFELKKEVLEAKKEAWNSFINPIIDEQKNLLALLEQIAEASINHKERIKKLISELAAIKAPLKKELLVYARKILRFIEVPNSKVLLSNWITGFLKETQEKFSSNLHSESEQNVYSVQKVLPKYAENAKPDLDGRMILRDNFDALFAKYPETLIFGEDVGNIGDVNQGLEGMQEKYGELRVADVGIREATIIGQGIGMALRGLRPIAEIQYLDYLLYAIQIMSDDLATLQYRTVGKQKAPLIIRTRGHRLEGIWHSGSPMGMIINAIRGIHVLVPRDMTQAAGFYNTLLECDEPALVIECLNGYRLKEKTPLNFGEFKTPIGVVETLREGSDITLVSYGSTLRLVMQAANELAEKGIECEVIDVQSLLPFDISKDIVKSIAKTNRLLVIDEDVPGGASAFILQQILEEQDAYKHLDSKPQTLAAKAHRPAYGTDGDYFSKPSAEDIYEKVYDMMHEVNPSKYPALYQ
- the kdsB gene encoding 3-deoxy-manno-octulosonate cytidylyltransferase, producing MKIIAVIPARYASTRFPAKLMQDLGGKTVILRTYEAAVSTKLFDDVFVVTDSDLIFDEIVSNGGKAIMSIKEHESGSDRIAEAIADLDVDIVVNVQGDEPFTEAEPLAQVLSVFKNDSDRKIDLASLMREITNEDEINNPNNVKVVVDQSQFALYFSRSVIPYPREKNVGVRYFQHIGIYAFRKQALLDFYSLPMKSLEASEKLEQLRYLEFGKRIKMVETTHVGIGIDTAEDLERARAMLRDI
- a CDS encoding class I SAM-dependent methyltransferase, which codes for MNPNKALWEKGDFTRIAESMRESGAELVAKIGIKENNNVLDLGCGDGTTAIPSAKLGANVLGVDIARNLVEAGNLRAKKEGLDNIVFKEGDATDLNELKNQSYDVTMSIFGAMFAPKPFDVAKEMVRVTRPGGKVIMGNWIPGDPTLVAQILKISSEFTPPPPEGFVSPMLWGIEDNVVERFTNAGVPKENISFEKDTFTFKAAFPPSEWLDRLKNYYGPTMNAFEAAEQNGKTSDLYAKLDELVNSQNKSNDKNSTLIPATYLRVTVLV
- a CDS encoding PQQ-binding-like beta-propeller repeat protein translates to MKRNFTSLLLYFFLIFTSNAFSQNETINAFTNRIFDGKGYQPLTNLKWKFKTEGKIFSSPIAQNGTVYIGSEDGYFYAVDEKSGILKWKFKTNGAVHSSASLYNDIVYFGSFDGYYYAVNAKTGKEIWRFKTKGEHWYSEIGMWGMKPSDLLMADLWDFYLSTPVVYVDHNSALAIFGSSDGNLYAVDAKNGSLKWNFQTKAAIHSTPVLEKNTVYFGGWDSVFYALDCKTGKEKWKFSTEIKTGFTGIQASATVHDGIVYFGARDPYLFALDAETGKVIWKYNAENSWILSTAVVKDNILYVGTSDTYALLALDAKTGKEKYRFKGNGYIYSSPAIAGNTIYFGDFTGNFFDLNLLSNGKESNIIPTENRNKYAGSTLKNNLLDFGFVTKQADLSSYAENQKVMCEFYKLGSIVSSPFISNNIIFYGSADGYLYAYNLRKEK
- the ygiD gene encoding 4,5-DOPA dioxygenase extradiol, encoding MTTLNDLHSISSTFSNTDKMPVLFLGHGSPMNAIEENQFVTGFRNLAKTLPQPNAILCVSAHWFTKGTKVTSMEMPRTIHDFGGFPQALFDVQYPAKGSPELAVETKKLLDPVMVELDEHWGLDHGAWSVIKHLYPNADVPVIQLSIDYTKSGQYHFELAQKLQALRYKGVLIIGSGNIVHNLRMVDFRNFDKDNYGYDWAIEARETVNNYLLDGNFQPLIDFEKMNKAIQLAVPTPEHYLPLLYTLGLKDKTDDLSLFNDKLLAGSLSMTSVKLM
- a CDS encoding ATP-dependent DNA helicase yields the protein MNSAQFYGILQKRFPFPPTYKQDIFFQKIAIFLTEPQNDTIFVLKGYAGTGKTTVISTIVNNLGDINKKYVLLAPTGRAAKVIANYSNNPAFTIHKKIYFPKKSSGGGVAFTKQVNKHKNTIFIVDEASMISDSTLDSGSLLDDLINYVYSGQNCKMILLGDTAQLPPVNLDVSPALDIDTLGFHYSKEIDHIELDEVMRQEENSGILYNATELRELLKESFITEFKFNVKRFKDIVRLTDGYDIQDAINTAYSNYSIEDTAFIVRSNKRANQYNEQIRSRILFKESELSVGDFLMVVKNNYFWLKETDEAGFIANGDIIEVLELFGIKELYGYTFAKVKIRMVDYPEQKPFETVLILDTLKSESPSLTYEESNRLYEEVMKDYEDEPTKYKRFQKVKENEYFNGLQVKFSYAITCHKSQGGQWNTVFIEQPFLPNGIDSDYIRWLYTAMTRAKNKLYLIGFKDESFEE
- a CDS encoding DUF3822 family protein, which translates into the protein MSLQNTNITSKNYRKLSIQVSLTGFSYCCFDTLNNVITSFKEIKFDTNNKIPRIEDLFSNAFKLNPELKETYDEVMVIHNNNFSTFVPTALFDENYLGSYLQYTTKVFETDHFTFDQIPNYQMNSVYIPYVNINNFLIDNVGSFNSKHANSILVEKILDNSRNNDDKKMIVNFNPSNFEIIVVQNQKLLLFNSFEYNTPEDFIYYILFTAEQMSMNPESFKLELLGTISENDPFYAIAYKYVRHISFMDVSKLKEKNSFTTAQNQKHYILFQS